The Megalobrama amblycephala isolate DHTTF-2021 linkage group LG20, ASM1881202v1, whole genome shotgun sequence genome includes a window with the following:
- the sstr2a gene encoding LOW QUALITY PROTEIN: somatostatin receptor type 2 (The sequence of the model RefSeq protein was modified relative to this genomic sequence to represent the inferred CDS: deleted 1 base in 1 codon) produces the protein MDTWTFMPNSNLSLPDRLVNNSFFPGNESDFGLEIYPHNTTNHGFDQTSSVVITFVYFVVCAVGLCGNTLVIYVILRYAKMKTVTNIYILNLAVADVLCMLSLPFIAIQLLLLHWPFGSAICRVVLTLDSMNQFTSIFFLTVMSFDRYLAVVHPIKSTKWRKPRMAKTISLAMWSVSLLVNLPIMIYSGVNAKRNEARTCTMLWPEPQNTYYTAFIFYTFFLGFFLPLIVISMCYLLIVIKVKSSGMRVGSTKRKRSERKVTRMVSIVVVVFVLCWLPFYVFNVTSVTGTVPTTPVLKSTFDFVVVLGYANSCANPILYAFLSDNFKKSFQNVLCLKRVGGLDEIDRSDSRQDRTRMVNDVMTETQNAALLNGNLQTSI, from the exons ATGGACACATGGACGTTCATGCCCAATTCCAACCTGTCCCTCCCTGACCGCTTGGTGAACAATAGTTTCTTCCCAGGGAACGAGTCTGACTTTGGTCTGGAGATTTACCCTCACAATACCACTAACCATGGCTTCGACCAAACAAGTTCAGTAGTCATCACATTTGTGTACTTTGTAGTCTGTGCGGTGGGACTCTGTGGGAACACGCTGGTCATTTATGTCATCCTGCGCTACGCCAAGATGAAGACCGTCACCAACATCTACATTCTGAACCTGGCAGTGGCAGATGTCCTGTGCATGCTGAGTCTGCCTTTCATTGCCATTCAGCTCTTGCTGCTCCACTGGCCCTTTGGATCCGCGATCTGCCGTGTTGTCCTAACC CTGGACTCCATGAACCAGTTCACCAGCATCTTCTTTCTTACGGTCATGAGCTTTGATCGCTACCTGGCCGTGGTGCATCCGATCAAATCCACCAAATGGCGAAAGCCGCGCATGGCCAAAACCATCAGTCTGGCCATGTGGAGTGTGTCTCTGCTGGTCAACCTACCGATTATGATATACAGCGGCGTGAACGCCAAAAGGAACGAGGCTCGGACGTGTACCATGTTGTGGCCGGAGCCCCAGAACACCTACTACACCGCTTTCATCTTCTACACCTTTTTCTTGGGCTTCTTCTTGCCATTGATTGTCATCTCCATGTGCTACCTGCTCATCGTCATAAAGGTGAAATCCTCCGGCATGCGGGTGGGCTCCACCAAAAGAAAGCGCTCCGAGCGCAAAGTCACCCGCATGGTGTCTATCGTGGTGGTGGTGTTCGTGCTGTGCTGGTTACCTTTTTACGTATTCAATGTGACCTCTGTGACCGGAACCGTGCCCACCACACCTGTGCTGAAGAGCACCTTTGACTTTGTGGTGGTGCTCGGTTACGCCAACAGCTGCGCCAACCCCATCCTCTACGCCTTCTTGTCGGACAACTTCAAAAAGAGTTTCCAAAACGTCTTGTGTCTGAAAAGAGTAGGTGGCTTGGATGAGATCGACCGCAGCGACAGCCGACAGGACAGGACTCGAATGGTCAACGACGTCATGACAGAAACGCAAAACGCCGCACTGCTCAATGGAAACCTTCAGACCAGCATCTGA